In Perca fluviatilis chromosome 18, GENO_Pfluv_1.0, whole genome shotgun sequence, one genomic interval encodes:
- the abracl gene encoding costars family protein ABRACL, with amino-acid sequence MNVTHEIQLLVQEINRLGSKNADGQTSVKFGVLFNDDQCANIFEALVGTLKAAKKKKVVNFQGELLLQGVHDNVDIVLL; translated from the exons ATGAATGTCACTCATGAAATACAATTGCTGGTGCAGGAGATTAACCGCCTCGGCAGTAAAA ATGCTGATGGTCAAACCAGCGTGAAGTTCGGGGTCTTATTTAATGACGACCAGTGTGCCAACATCTTCGAGGCTTTGGTGGGCACCCTGAAGGCCGCCAAGAAGAAGAAGGTGGTCAATTTCCAGGGCGAGTTGCTTCTGCAAGGTGTCCACGATAACGTTGATATCGTCCTGCTCTAG